CGACGCACCCAGCGCCAGTTTTTCCTAGTACCCCAGTGGCATGAGCTTCATCGACTAGCAGCATACAGCTAAATTCATCAGCCAGATCGAAGAGTGCAGGCAAGGGACATAAATCGCCGTCCATGCTGAAGACAGTATCAGTAAGAATCAAACAGCGTCGGTAATTTTGTCGTTGTTGACTCAACTGAGTTTTGAGTACTGCCACATCACAGTGCGGATATTCCACAACTGCTGCACCGCTAAGAATGGCTCCATTTTTCAGACTTGAATGATTGTACTGGTCGGATAATATTAAATCCCGCTTGCCCACAAGGGCGGTAATTGCACCCAAATTAGCTAGATACCCTGAACTAAATACCAAGGCATCTTCTGTTTGTTTGGTAGATGCGATCGCCTTTTCTAACTCCCTATGCAATTCTCTATGCCCACTGAGTAATCTAGAACCAGTACTACCAGTGCCAAATTCTGCGATCGCAGCAGTTGCGGCTGCCATCAACCGCTTATCCCCAGCCAATCCCAAATAGTCATTGCTGGCAAAATTAATTACCTCTTGCCCAGCTAAAACCACCGTTGCACCCGGACGACCGTTGATAGGTTGTACCGAACGATACCAGTCTGCCCGATGAATTGTTGCTAAGGACTGTTCTAGCCAGGCATAAGGATCACGTCGCTTCGCTCCGAATTCAAAATTCAAAATGACACTTGCAGACTCGCTAACGCTGCGCTAACAAAATTCAAAATTAATGATCCCCATAAATAATAAATAAATTTAGGGGCTTGTATCATG
The Nostoc punctiforme PCC 73102 genome window above contains:
- the bioF gene encoding 8-amino-7-oxononanoate synthase, whose product is MNFEFGAKRRDPYAWLEQSLATIHRADWYRSVQPINGRPGATVVLAGQEVINFASNDYLGLAGDKRLMAAATAAIAEFGTGSTGSRLLSGHRELHRELEKAIASTKQTEDALVFSSGYLANLGAITALVGKRDLILSDQYNHSSLKNGAILSGAAVVEYPHCDVAVLKTQLSQQRQNYRRCLILTDTVFSMDGDLCPLPALFDLADEFSCMLLVDEAHATGVLGKTGAGCVEYFGCTGKQLIQIGTLSKALGSLGGYVAGSSALIDFLRNRAPSWIYTTGLSPADTAAALAAIKIVQQEPQHLAQLWRNIHYLKTLLQQLPNLKLLPSESPILCFQLPNATDALKAGKQLRDAGIFAPAIRPPTVPTSRIRISVMATHKVAHIEKLVAALKDVI